In one Anaerolineales bacterium genomic region, the following are encoded:
- the cobD gene encoding cobalamin biosynthesis protein CobD, with the protein MNPPVVIGLLLDWLLGDPLNRFHPTAWMGGLIAAADRIRPYGRPALEFIAGIGLTLLGTALTGMIGWVLTEWFDSFPAPLGWLASAVILKASVSLRGLDRAAGEVQIALESRNLAEARRKLSRHLVSRETALLAESQAAGAAVESVAENASDGVVAPMFFFAVGGLPAALAYRFVNTADSMLGYRDPPREWYGKFPARLDDLLNFIPSRLTGLLLTAAAFLARENGPRAWRIMRRDARLAASPNAGVPTSAMAGALGARLEKAGHYSLGGEFPSPSAGEIRRARRLLQIASILAATFLFPLPAAGWWK; encoded by the coding sequence ATGAATCCGCCCGTCGTCATCGGTCTGCTCCTGGACTGGCTTCTCGGCGATCCGCTGAACCGGTTCCACCCGACCGCTTGGATGGGCGGATTAATCGCCGCCGCCGACCGGATCCGGCCTTACGGCCGGCCGGCGCTCGAGTTCATCGCCGGCATCGGGTTGACTCTGCTGGGAACGGCGCTCACCGGAATGATTGGGTGGGTGCTGACCGAATGGTTCGATTCCTTTCCCGCCCCGCTCGGGTGGCTGGCATCCGCAGTGATCCTAAAGGCATCCGTTTCGTTGCGCGGCTTGGACCGCGCCGCGGGCGAAGTGCAGATAGCCTTGGAATCGCGCAACCTGGCCGAAGCGCGCCGGAAATTATCCCGGCATCTGGTCAGCCGCGAAACCGCGCTGCTCGCGGAATCCCAGGCGGCGGGCGCGGCGGTCGAATCGGTCGCCGAAAACGCGTCCGACGGCGTCGTTGCTCCGATGTTCTTTTTCGCCGTCGGCGGGCTTCCGGCCGCGCTGGCCTACCGCTTCGTCAACACCGCCGACTCGATGCTCGGCTACCGCGATCCGCCGCGCGAGTGGTACGGGAAGTTTCCGGCGCGCCTGGACGACCTGTTGAACTTCATCCCCTCGCGCCTGACGGGCTTGCTGCTGACCGCCGCGGCGTTTCTCGCGCGCGAAAACGGCCCGCGGGCATGGCGGATCATGCGCCGCGATGCGCGACTCGCCGCCAGCCCGAACGCCGGCGTGCCGACGAGCGCGATGGCGGGTGCGCTGGGCGCGAGGCTCGAGAAGGCCGGACACTATTCGCTCGGAGGGGAATTCCCCTCCCCCTCGGCCGGCGAGATCCGTCGGGCGCGCCGACTCCTTCAAATCGCATCGATCCTGGCCGCCACCTTCCTGTTTCCGCTGCCCGCCGCGGGATGGTGGAAATAA
- a CDS encoding threonine-phosphate decarboxylase yields MDVRAPRGPEEHGGIDSAELEALGLRPESIIDFSSNVNPFGPFPGVREALETVRLDRYPDRESHALRRALAARIGVPPDQILAGNGAAELIGLAASAFLRPGDEVLILAPTFSEYERASRRMGARPRFWTASAEDGFRLDPSLLAKKNAATEYRAVFLCNPNNPTGQLLAAEVIAAWAEAHPETLYVVDESYLAFVPGIESVLRHPHRNVLALRSMTKDYALAGLRLGYAVGAEETVRAMAAVRPPWNVNAFAQAAGLAALEEEQFLRRTLERLQVEKNNLLAGLEGLGFAPVPSRTHFFLLPVGDSAAFRARLLPRGIAVRNCASFGLPENARLATRTGEENARLLAALAGMPRDEG; encoded by the coding sequence ATGGATGTCCGTGCGCCGCGCGGCCCGGAGGAACACGGCGGGATCGACAGCGCCGAGCTCGAAGCGCTCGGCCTCCGGCCCGAATCCATCATCGATTTCAGCTCCAATGTCAACCCGTTCGGGCCGTTTCCGGGCGTCCGCGAGGCGCTGGAGACCGTCCGATTGGACCGGTACCCCGACCGGGAATCGCATGCCCTGCGCCGCGCGCTTGCCGCCCGGATCGGCGTGCCGCCCGATCAAATCCTCGCCGGCAACGGCGCGGCGGAGCTGATCGGCCTGGCGGCGTCCGCCTTCCTCCGGCCCGGCGACGAAGTCCTGATTCTCGCGCCGACGTTCTCCGAATACGAACGCGCTTCCCGGCGGATGGGCGCCCGTCCGCGCTTTTGGACCGCGTCGGCCGAGGACGGCTTCCGGCTGGATCCCTCCCTGTTGGCGAAAAAAAACGCCGCCACGGAGTATCGCGCCGTGTTCTTGTGCAATCCGAACAACCCCACCGGACAACTCCTCGCGGCGGAGGTTATCGCGGCCTGGGCGGAGGCGCATCCCGAAACGCTGTATGTCGTCGACGAGTCGTACCTCGCTTTCGTCCCCGGGATCGAATCCGTCCTGCGCCACCCGCACCGGAACGTCCTGGCGTTGCGCTCGATGACCAAGGATTACGCCCTCGCCGGATTGCGCCTGGGATACGCCGTCGGGGCGGAGGAAACCGTCCGGGCCATGGCCGCCGTCCGTCCGCCGTGGAACGTCAACGCCTTCGCCCAGGCGGCCGGATTGGCGGCGTTGGAGGAAGAGCAGTTCCTGCGCAGAACACTGGAACGATTGCAGGTGGAAAAAAACAATCTGCTTGCCGGGCTGGAAGGGCTCGGGTTTGCCCCCGTACCGTCGCGGACTCATTTCTTCCTTCTCCCCGTCGGGGACTCCGCGGCGTTCCGCGCCCGGCTCCTGCCGCGCGGGATCGCGGTGCGCAATTGCGCCTCCTTCGGCCTGCCCGAGAACGCGCGCCTCGCCACCCGGACCGGGGAGGAAAACGCCAGGCTGCTCGCCGCGCTGGCCGGGATGCCTCGCGATGAAGGCTGA
- the cobC gene encoding alpha-ribazole phosphatase — protein MKAEPLTVFLVRHGRTAWNREGRFQGWSDAPLDDEGLEQAKFLGRRLAGRPLDAVYSSDLIRAAATARIIAGRRGCPLRADPRLRELSFGDWEGKTFAEIAESHPDQFRAWRRDPTANAPPGGETLAQLAARTGSVWGDLRALQSPRHVAVVAHGGSLQMLICIALDLPPERYRQFPLRPGSLSELAVHPEGAVLNRLNEAADGC, from the coding sequence ATGAAGGCTGAGCCCCTGACGGTGTTCCTCGTCCGCCATGGGCGGACCGCCTGGAACCGGGAAGGCCGGTTCCAGGGATGGAGCGACGCGCCGCTCGACGACGAGGGGCTGGAGCAAGCCAAATTCCTCGGGCGCCGCCTGGCCGGCCGGCCGCTGGACGCCGTGTACTCCAGCGATTTGATCCGCGCCGCGGCGACCGCGCGGATCATCGCCGGCCGGCGCGGCTGCCCGCTCCGCGCCGATCCGCGCCTGCGGGAATTGTCGTTCGGCGATTGGGAGGGAAAGACCTTCGCCGAAATCGCCGAGAGTCATCCGGACCAATTCCGGGCGTGGCGCCGGGATCCGACGGCCAATGCGCCGCCCGGCGGCGAGACCCTGGCGCAACTCGCCGCCCGCACCGGGTCGGTTTGGGGAGATTTACGGGCGCTTCAATCGCCGCGGCATGTCGCCGTCGTCGCGCACGGAGGATCGCTCCAAATGCTCATCTGCATCGCGCTCGATCTCCCGCCGGAGCGGTACCGGCAGTTTCCGCTCCGTCCCGGGTCGCTCTCCGAACTCGCCGTGCATCCCGAGGGGGCGGTTCTGAACCGCCTGAACGAGGCGGCCGATGGCTGCTAA
- a CDS encoding cobyric acid synthase — protein sequence MAAKTLMLQGAGSSVGKSLLSAALCRIYARRGVRVAPFKAQNMSNNAAVCADGGEIGRAQALQAAAAGLPPATDMNPVLIKPEADARSQIVRMGRPWRTLAAKEYYREKLILWETVRAALDRLRESFELVVIEGAGSPAELNLREGDIVNMAVARYARSPVLLAGDIDRGGIFAQLLGTLWLLEPEDRALVKGLLVNKFRGDRSLFDGGVRVLEERGGIPVLGVVPFLPALSLPEEDAVAVETDRGGSPGGAECVEIALIAFPRIANFDEFDPLRAEAGVRLRYVKTAAEFGNPRAVILPGTKSTIADLAWMRRSGLAEAVVRFAANGGAVAGICGGYQMLGRIIRDPAHMESSAEEAAGLGLLPAETVFTGGKATFQSRAQAASGPGWLQSVAGERLGGYEIHSGETAAAEGVWLTITERNGAAVRIPAGAADPQGRIWGCSPHGLFGNPRFRRGWLRSLGWRGAGSALSANVEQGLEALADAVEDALDMERLEKILWES from the coding sequence ATGGCTGCTAAAACGCTCATGCTGCAGGGGGCCGGCTCCTCGGTCGGGAAGAGCCTGCTTTCCGCCGCGCTATGCCGCATCTACGCCCGCCGCGGGGTTCGGGTTGCGCCGTTCAAGGCTCAGAATATGTCGAACAACGCGGCCGTCTGCGCCGACGGGGGCGAGATCGGACGCGCCCAGGCGCTGCAGGCCGCGGCCGCCGGCCTGCCTCCTGCTACGGATATGAATCCTGTCTTGATCAAGCCGGAGGCGGATGCGCGTTCCCAAATCGTCCGGATGGGCAGGCCGTGGCGGACGCTCGCCGCGAAGGAGTACTATCGGGAAAAACTGATCTTGTGGGAGACCGTCCGCGCCGCTTTGGATCGGCTGCGCGAATCCTTCGAGCTGGTCGTCATCGAGGGAGCCGGCAGCCCGGCCGAATTGAACCTGCGGGAAGGCGACATCGTCAATATGGCCGTCGCCCGCTACGCCCGCTCCCCCGTCCTGCTTGCCGGCGACATCGACCGGGGCGGAATCTTCGCCCAACTCCTGGGTACGTTGTGGCTTCTCGAACCGGAAGATCGCGCGCTGGTGAAAGGTCTGCTGGTCAACAAGTTCCGCGGCGACCGTTCTCTGTTCGACGGGGGTGTCCGCGTTCTGGAGGAGCGGGGAGGCATTCCGGTCCTCGGCGTCGTCCCCTTTCTGCCCGCGCTTTCGCTTCCGGAGGAGGACGCCGTTGCGGTGGAGACGGACCGCGGAGGCTCGCCGGGCGGCGCGGAATGCGTCGAGATCGCCCTGATCGCCTTTCCGCGCATCGCCAACTTCGACGAGTTCGATCCGCTGCGCGCCGAAGCGGGCGTGCGCTTGCGGTATGTGAAAACCGCCGCGGAATTCGGAAACCCGCGGGCCGTCATCCTTCCGGGGACGAAGAGCACGATCGCCGACCTGGCCTGGATGCGCCGGAGCGGCCTGGCCGAGGCCGTTGTCCGGTTCGCCGCAAACGGCGGGGCGGTCGCCGGGATCTGCGGTGGATACCAAATGCTTGGCCGGATTATCCGCGATCCCGCGCATATGGAATCGAGCGCGGAGGAGGCGGCGGGCTTGGGATTGTTGCCGGCGGAAACGGTTTTTACCGGCGGGAAAGCGACGTTTCAATCCCGGGCGCAAGCAGCTTCCGGCCCCGGATGGCTGCAGTCGGTCGCGGGTGAACGGCTGGGGGGCTACGAGATACACTCCGGAGAAACCGCCGCCGCGGAGGGCGTCTGGCTGACGATCACGGAGAGGAACGGCGCGGCTGTCCGCATTCCGGCCGGAGCGGCCGATCCGCAAGGGCGCATTTGGGGCTGCTCTCCGCACGGCTTGTTCGGCAATCCGCGCTTCCGCCGCGGCTGGCTGCGCAGCCTGGGCTGGCGGGGAGCGGGGTCCGCGCTGTCCGCGAACGTCGAGCAAGGCTTGGAAGCCTTGGCCGATGCGGTGGAGGATGCGCTGGATATGGAACGCCTGGAGAAGATCCTATGGGAAAGCTGA